One Canis lupus familiaris isolate Mischka breed German Shepherd chromosome 20, alternate assembly UU_Cfam_GSD_1.0, whole genome shotgun sequence genomic region harbors:
- the FUT5 gene encoding fucosyltransferase 5 (The RefSeq protein has 2 substitutions compared to this genomic sequence): protein MRWSQEEPVWFSMSRTNTAESPATAPNGSAGPVTSQGAPCQATRGSSACRPLLLLLWTWPFHHPVALSPCSDMWPGTTDCRLTANRSVYPEADAVLVHHREVSYRPKEQLPTSPRPPGQRWVWFSMESPSHCAQLKALDGYFNLTMSYRRDSDIFTPYGWLEPWPGQPAAPLVNLSAKTELVAWVVSNWREDSVRVRYYHKLQAHVQVDVYGQRHKPLPQRNMIQTLSQYKFYLAFENSLHHDYITEKLWRNALDAWAVPVVLGPSRKSYEQFLPADAFIHVDDFQNPKDLAQYLLSLDKDDARYLAYFRWRETLRPRTFSWSLMFCKACWRLQQESAYQTVPSIASWFT from the coding sequence ATGCGTTGGTCCCAGGAAGAGCCCGTGTGGTTCTCCATGTCCAGGACCAACACAGCAGAGTCTCCCGCCACGGCTCCCAACGGGTCGGCAGGCCCAGTGACCTCCCAAGGGGCACCCTGCCAGGCCACCCGTGGGTCCTCTGCCTGCCggcccctgctgctcctgctgtgGACGTGGCCATTCCACCACCCTGTGGCTCTGTCCCCCTGCTCAGATATGTGGCCGGGCACGACCGACTGCCGGATGACTGCCAACCGCAGCGTGTACCCTGAGGCAGACGCAGTCCTGGTGCATCACCGAGAGGTCAGCTACAGGCCGAAGGAGCAGCTCCCGACGTCCCCTCGGCCACCTGGCCAGCGCTGGGTCTGGTTCAGCATGGAATCGCCCAGCCACTGCGCTCAGCTGAAGGCCTTGGATGGATATTTCAATCTCACCATGTCCTACCGCAGAGACTCGGACATCTTCACGCCCTACGGCTGGCTGGAGCCATGGCCGGGCCAGCCAGCCGCGCCCCTGGTCAACCTCTCGGCCAAGACCGAGCTGGTGGCCTGGGTGGTGTCCAACTGGAGGGAGGACTCGGTAAGGGTGCGGTACTACCACAAGCTGCAAGCTCACGTCCAAGTGGATGTGTATGGACAGCGCCACAAGCCTCTGCCACAGAGGAACATGATCCAGACGCTGTCCCAATACAAGTTCTACCTGGCTTTCGAGAACTCCTTGCATCGCGACTACATCACGGAGAAGCTGTGGAGGAATGCCCTGGACGCCTGGGCCGTGCCCGTGGTGCTGGGCCCCAGCAGGAAGAGCTATGAACAATTCCTGCCTGCCGACGCCTTCATCCACGTCGACGACTTCCAGAACCCCAAGGACCTGGCCCAGTACCTGCTGTCCCTGGACAAGGACGACGCCCGCTACCTCGCCTACTTCCGCTGGCGGGAGACACTGCGGCCTCGCACCTTCAGCTGGTCCCTGATGTTCTGCAAAGCCTGCTGGCGGCTGCAACAGGAGTCCGCCTACCAGACGGTGCCCAGCATAGCCTCCTGGTTCACCTGA